A genome region from Chengkuizengella sp. SCS-71B includes the following:
- the sdhA gene encoding succinate dehydrogenase flavoprotein subunit, producing MANSKIIVVGGGLAGLMATIKAAEAGVHVDLLSFVPVKRSHSVCAQGGINGAVNTKGEGDSPWEHFDDSIYGGDFLANQPPVKAMCDAAPGIIHLMDRMGVMFNRTPEGLLDFRRFGGTKHHRTAFAGATTGQQLLYALDEQVRRYETAGLVTKYEHWEFISAVIDDSGVCRGVSAQNLRTMEITTFVADAVILATGGPGIIFGKSTNSVINTGTAASAVYQQGVNYANGEFIQIHPTAIPGDDKLRLMSESARGEGGRVWTYKDGKPWYFLEEKYPAYGNLVPRDIATREIFDVCVNQKLGVNGENMVYLDLSHKDPKELDVKLGGIIEIYEKFMGDDPRKIPMKIFPAVHYSMGGLWVDYNQMTNIPGLFAAGEVDYQYHGGNRLGANSLLSSIFGGMVAGPKAIEYIKGLDKFAEDVSSKVFEAENKKQTQKYEDILKMDGTENAYKLHKELGEWMTNNVTVVRYNKKLQETDDKIVELMERYKNININDTAGWSNQGASFTRQLWNMFELARVITIGALKRDESRGAHYKPEFPERNDEKFMKTTKASFTPNGPSIDYEEVDASLIEPRLRDYSSDKKKGAAKK from the coding sequence GTGGCAAATTCTAAAATTATCGTAGTAGGTGGGGGATTAGCAGGCCTAATGGCAACCATTAAAGCAGCGGAAGCTGGAGTTCATGTAGACCTCTTATCCTTTGTACCAGTAAAAAGATCACACTCCGTTTGCGCACAGGGTGGCATTAATGGAGCAGTGAATACAAAAGGGGAGGGCGATTCTCCTTGGGAACATTTTGATGATTCTATTTATGGCGGTGACTTTTTAGCGAACCAACCACCAGTTAAAGCAATGTGTGATGCAGCGCCAGGAATCATTCATTTAATGGATCGAATGGGTGTTATGTTTAACCGTACTCCGGAAGGGTTGCTTGATTTCCGTAGATTTGGAGGAACAAAACATCATCGAACTGCTTTTGCTGGTGCAACAACAGGTCAACAATTATTATATGCATTAGATGAGCAGGTTCGTAGATATGAAACCGCTGGTTTAGTTACAAAATATGAACATTGGGAATTTATTTCTGCCGTGATAGATGATAGCGGTGTATGCCGTGGAGTATCAGCTCAAAACTTACGCACCATGGAAATCACTACTTTTGTTGCAGATGCAGTTATACTAGCAACAGGCGGCCCGGGAATTATTTTTGGTAAATCTACAAACTCTGTTATTAATACAGGAACAGCGGCAAGTGCCGTATATCAGCAAGGTGTAAATTATGCAAATGGTGAGTTTATTCAGATACATCCAACAGCGATACCTGGGGATGATAAACTTAGATTAATGTCTGAGTCTGCACGTGGTGAGGGCGGTAGAGTTTGGACTTATAAAGATGGGAAACCATGGTATTTCTTAGAGGAGAAGTATCCAGCATACGGTAACTTAGTGCCGAGGGATATTGCTACAAGAGAAATTTTCGATGTTTGTGTGAATCAGAAGTTAGGTGTAAACGGTGAAAACATGGTTTACTTAGATTTATCTCACAAAGATCCTAAGGAATTAGATGTGAAACTAGGTGGAATTATTGAAATTTATGAGAAGTTTATGGGGGACGATCCTCGTAAAATTCCTATGAAAATTTTCCCTGCCGTACATTATTCTATGGGGGGACTATGGGTAGATTATAATCAAATGACGAACATCCCTGGTTTGTTTGCAGCAGGAGAAGTAGATTATCAATACCACGGTGGAAATCGCTTAGGAGCTAACTCTTTATTATCCTCAATCTTCGGGGGGATGGTAGCCGGACCTAAAGCCATTGAATATATAAAAGGTTTGGATAAATTTGCAGAAGATGTATCATCTAAGGTATTTGAAGCAGAGAACAAGAAACAAACGCAAAAATACGAAGATATTTTAAAAATGGATGGTACGGAAAATGCTTACAAGCTTCATAAAGAATTAGGAGAATGGATGACAAACAATGTCACTGTTGTTCGATATAATAAAAAACTCCAAGAAACAGATGATAAAATAGTAGAGCTAATGGAACGATATAAAAACATTAACATTAACGATACTGCTGGATGGAGCAATCAAGGTGCTTCCTTTACTCGTCAACTATGGAACATGTTTGAGCTTGCTCGTGTTATTACTATAGGAGCATTAAAGAGGGATGAAAGTCGTGGAGCTCATTATAAACCAGAATTTCCTGAACGTAATGATGAGAAATTCATGAAAACTACAAAAGCTTCCTTTACTCCTAATGGACCAAGTATCGATTATGAAGAAGTAGATGCTTCATTAATTGAACCTCGTTTACGTGACTATTCTTCAGATAAGAAGAAAGGAGCCGCTAAAAAATGA
- a CDS encoding metalloregulator ArsR/SmtB family transcription factor, whose protein sequence is MEFKPYQETADMLKVIGHPVRLCIVIGLLKKEQCNVSFMENCMNIPQSSVSTHLQKLRAAGIIAGERKGLEVSYHLKDEKIKKFIQQVATLVEPKNGNPFEGKTLD, encoded by the coding sequence GTGGAATTTAAACCATATCAAGAAACAGCCGATATGTTAAAAGTAATCGGCCACCCCGTTAGATTGTGTATTGTCATCGGCTTACTGAAAAAGGAGCAATGTAATGTTTCTTTCATGGAGAATTGTATGAACATACCCCAATCATCAGTTTCAACACATTTACAAAAACTTAGAGCAGCAGGTATTATTGCAGGGGAAAGAAAGGGTCTTGAAGTATCCTATCACCTTAAAGATGAAAAGATAAAAAAATTCATTCAACAAGTTGCAACATTAGTTGAACCTAAAAACGGAAACCCTTTTGAAGGAAAAACTTTAGATTAA
- the sdhB gene encoding succinate dehydrogenase iron-sulfur subunit translates to MSTETQNKSIKFIVTRQKDQESKPYKEEFEIPYRPNMNVIGALMEVQRNPVNIKGEKTTPVTWESNCLEEVCGACSMVINGKPRQACTALVDKLEQPIRIEPMSTFPVVRDVVIDRGRMFDSLKRVKAWIPIDGTYDLGPGPRMAESKRQWAYELSKCMTCGVCLEACPNVSEKTNFMGPAPLSQVRLFNAHPTGEMNQEERLDTIMQDGGLEGCGNSQNCVMSCPKGIPLTTSIAALNKDTTKQLFKKWLGM, encoded by the coding sequence ATGAGTACAGAAACACAGAATAAATCAATAAAGTTTATAGTAACTCGTCAAAAAGATCAAGAGTCAAAACCTTATAAAGAGGAATTTGAAATTCCATATCGTCCAAACATGAATGTAATTGGTGCGTTAATGGAAGTACAAAGAAATCCCGTTAATATTAAGGGTGAAAAAACAACACCTGTTACTTGGGAATCCAATTGTTTGGAGGAAGTTTGTGGTGCTTGCTCTATGGTTATTAATGGGAAACCTCGACAAGCATGTACGGCACTAGTGGACAAATTAGAGCAACCGATCAGAATTGAACCGATGTCTACATTCCCTGTTGTAAGAGATGTTGTCATTGATCGTGGACGTATGTTTGATTCTCTTAAACGAGTAAAGGCTTGGATTCCAATTGATGGAACATATGATTTAGGTCCAGGACCTCGTATGGCTGAATCCAAACGTCAATGGGCTTATGAGTTATCGAAGTGTATGACATGTGGGGTTTGTTTGGAAGCATGTCCAAATGTAAGTGAAAAAACAAACTTTATGGGACCAGCTCCTTTATCTCAAGTTCGTTTGTTCAATGCTCATCCTACAGGTGAAATGAATCAAGAAGAACGTTTAGATACGATTATGCAAGATGGTGGACTTGAAGGTTGTGGAAATTCACAAAACTGTGTGATGTCCTGTCCTAAGGGAATTCCATTAACAACTTCCATTGCTGCATTGAATAAAGATACGACAAAACAATTATTCAAGAAATGGCTTGGAATGTAA
- a CDS encoding succinate dehydrogenase cytochrome b558 subunit: protein MKLNSFYSRKLHSLLGVIPLGLFLVEHMLTNYEAFSAGKEGFIEQVLWLNGLPLVLFLEIFGIWLPLLYHGVYGLYIAFQAKHNVNNYGYIRNHMFMWQRITGVITLIFVVWHFSQTRLQVALGNIGHEDLGSHMYHEIVSNPLYFGLYIVGIISASFHFSNGMWSFLVSWGITVGPRAQRVSSYIWMGVFVILSVLFILALTAFTDESFALSTLESIQIQIG, encoded by the coding sequence ATGAAATTAAATTCATTCTATTCTCGTAAGTTACATTCCCTCTTGGGTGTGATTCCACTGGGACTTTTCTTAGTAGAACATATGCTTACGAATTATGAAGCTTTTAGTGCTGGCAAGGAAGGGTTTATTGAGCAGGTATTATGGCTGAACGGTTTACCTTTAGTTTTATTTCTTGAAATTTTTGGGATTTGGCTTCCGTTATTGTATCACGGTGTTTATGGCTTGTATATCGCATTCCAAGCTAAACATAACGTGAACAATTATGGATATATTCGTAATCATATGTTTATGTGGCAAAGAATTACGGGTGTAATTACTTTGATTTTCGTAGTATGGCATTTTTCACAAACTAGATTGCAAGTAGCTTTGGGTAACATTGGTCACGAAGATCTTGGATCTCATATGTATCATGAAATTGTTTCAAATCCTTTATATTTTGGATTGTATATCGTAGGGATCATTTCAGCTTCATTCCACTTCAGTAATGGAATGTGGTCTTTCCTAGTTAGCTGGGGAATTACAGTAGGACCTAGAGCGCAAAGAGTGTCTTCCTACATTTGGATGGGTGTATTTGTTATTTTATCCGTATTATTTATCCTTGCTTTAACAGCTTTTACAGATGAATCCTTTGCTTTATCAACATTAGAATCAATTCAGATACAAATCGGTTAA
- a CDS encoding response regulator transcription factor: MNEYTILVTDDEEEIRDGIEIYLKNEGYQVLKAANGVETIKLLEHHDVHLIILDIMMPEMDGIQTTFKIREKYNIPIIVLSAKAEDSDKIHGLSIGADDYITKPFHPMELVARVKSQMRRYVQLGTYNEQQSTEVNGLVLDREAKEVKVDGKSIKLTPIEYKITELLLLNAGRVFSINEIYERVWQEQAYNAENIVAVHIRKIREKIEENPKNPRYVKVVWGIGYKIEK, encoded by the coding sequence GTGAATGAGTATACAATTTTAGTAACGGATGATGAAGAGGAGATTAGGGATGGGATTGAAATTTATCTAAAAAATGAAGGTTATCAAGTGCTAAAAGCAGCCAACGGAGTTGAAACGATTAAATTGTTAGAACACCATGATGTACATTTAATTATTTTGGATATCATGATGCCTGAAATGGATGGAATCCAAACGACCTTTAAAATACGTGAGAAATATAATATTCCAATTATTGTGCTTAGTGCAAAAGCTGAAGATTCAGATAAAATCCATGGTTTATCAATAGGTGCTGATGATTATATTACAAAGCCATTTCATCCGATGGAATTGGTAGCAAGAGTGAAATCACAAATGCGCAGGTATGTTCAACTAGGGACATACAATGAGCAACAATCAACTGAGGTAAATGGTTTAGTTCTTGACCGAGAGGCAAAGGAAGTTAAGGTGGATGGTAAGTCAATTAAACTAACCCCAATTGAGTATAAGATTACTGAACTATTATTGCTTAATGCAGGGCGTGTTTTTTCCATTAATGAAATTTATGAACGTGTTTGGCAAGAACAAGCATATAACGCTGAAAATATCGTAGCTGTCCATATTAGAAAAATAAGAGAGAAAATAGAAGAGAATCCTAAAAATCCTCGTTATGTAAAGGTTGTATGGGGTATAGGGTATAAGATCGAAAAATAA
- a CDS encoding EcsC family protein — protein sequence METIEQLEKMLEEVEIWEKQQDDLWFWEKIGRIPFLILDKITPKFIHKKINLILEELVSYIDNGGKYLTNQKKVLKRFSKYNINMDVNELSDINTKIPIHIMDHVSQEIRKSHKDIAVVQGATTGFGGIFTLAIDIPAILGLSLKTLQDIAISYGYDPRNKDERIFIIKCLQFASSDIVGKKAILNDLKNFNNRDKEKEALSQIQGWREVIAVYRDNFGWKKLFQMIPIAGMLFGAFINKQSIDDVSEVGMMLYKKRKVIERLTDHQDDN from the coding sequence ATGGAAACTATTGAGCAATTAGAAAAGATGTTAGAAGAAGTTGAAATATGGGAAAAACAACAAGACGATTTGTGGTTTTGGGAGAAGATTGGAAGAATTCCATTTTTAATATTAGATAAGATTACACCGAAATTTATTCACAAAAAAATAAATCTAATATTAGAAGAACTAGTAAGTTATATTGATAATGGTGGAAAATATTTAACAAATCAAAAGAAAGTGCTAAAAAGATTTTCTAAATACAATATAAATATGGATGTTAATGAATTAAGTGATATCAATACTAAGATACCAATTCATATAATGGATCATGTTTCACAAGAAATTAGGAAATCACATAAAGATATTGCTGTAGTTCAAGGTGCCACTACAGGTTTTGGAGGAATTTTTACATTAGCAATAGATATTCCTGCAATTTTAGGCTTATCGTTAAAAACATTACAGGATATAGCGATTTCATATGGTTATGATCCAAGGAATAAGGATGAACGAATTTTTATTATAAAGTGTTTACAATTTGCTTCTTCTGATATCGTTGGTAAAAAAGCAATATTAAATGACTTAAAAAATTTTAATAATAGAGATAAAGAAAAAGAAGCTCTTTCTCAAATTCAAGGTTGGAGAGAAGTTATTGCGGTATATAGAGATAATTTTGGTTGGAAAAAATTATTTCAGATGATACCAATAGCAGGAATGTTATTCGGTGCGTTTATAAATAAACAATCCATCGATGATGTTTCAGAAGTTGGAATGATGTTATATAAAAAAAGAAAAGTAATTGAAAGATTAACAGATCATCAAGATGACAATTAA